A genome region from Bufo gargarizans isolate SCDJY-AF-19 chromosome 2, ASM1485885v1, whole genome shotgun sequence includes the following:
- the LOC122926204 gene encoding somatostatin-2-like — protein MMFLGSAGTILVLLVWGTRGLSQPYDNRMRLGHNQDLGKIQEDLLLKLLSGWTDSTESNSLEMERAAPDNLDTKLIPSVKFPQRERKAPCKNFYWKTFTIC, from the exons ATGATGTTCCTCGGCTCTGCAGGGACCATCCTTGTGCTGCTTGTGTGGGGGACCAGGGGTCTCTCTCAGCCATATGACAACCGAATGAGACTAGGTCACAACCAG GACCTGGGTAAAATCCAGGAAGATCTCCTCCTGAAGCTGCTCTCTGGATGGACAGACAGCACAGAGAGTAATTCACTAGAGATGGAAAGAGCAGCTCCTGACAACCTCGACACAAAGCTGATCCCCTCTGTGAAGTTTCCTCAACGTGAGCGGAAAGCACCATGCAAAAACTTCTACTGGAAAACATTCACCATCTGCTAG